From one Candidatus Methanoplasma termitum genomic stretch:
- a CDS encoding tRNA sulfurtransferase, which translates to MKLITLISGGIDSPVAAYIMDRAGADVFLLHMDNRPFADEKSVEKVKKIAEQLRTVTGSAFPLYSAPHGMSQESISKNCDTNYQCVMCKRTMLRVAQEMAGKLGCGGVIMGDSLGQVASQTLKNIRYSSFGLRIPIVRPLIGYDKLEIEEIAKKIGTYEISIIRSEGCMVVPSKPITEADIKKIEKFDESAGIDDLVKKAADGALRLS; encoded by the coding sequence TTGAAACTGATCACCCTCATCTCGGGGGGGATCGATTCTCCGGTCGCAGCTTACATAATGGATCGCGCCGGTGCGGATGTTTTCCTGCTGCATATGGACAACCGTCCCTTCGCAGATGAGAAGTCGGTAGAGAAAGTAAAGAAGATCGCAGAGCAGCTCAGAACGGTCACCGGTTCCGCCTTCCCTCTTTATTCGGCGCCGCATGGGATGTCCCAGGAATCGATATCCAAGAATTGCGACACGAACTATCAGTGCGTAATGTGCAAAAGGACAATGCTCAGGGTCGCACAGGAGATGGCCGGTAAACTGGGGTGCGGCGGGGTCATAATGGGGGACTCGCTGGGTCAGGTCGCATCGCAGACCTTGAAGAACATAAGGTACTCAAGCTTCGGCCTTCGGATACCGATAGTGAGACCTCTCATCGGCTACGATAAATTGGAGATAGAAGAGATAGCAAAAAAGATCGGGACCTACGAGATTTCCATCATTCGGTCCGAAGGGTGTATGGTCGTTCCGTCTAAGCCTATAACCGAAGCCGATATCAAGAAGATAGAAAAATTCGACGAGTCGGCAGGTATCGATGACCTTGTGAAAAAGGCCGCCGACGGCGCCCTGAGACTTTCCTGA
- a CDS encoding pyridoxal phosphate-dependent aminotransferase, with translation MVSKRLMGVPASGTIALSNLVSFMKSKGADIISFSMGEPDFTTPQNIIDACKKSLDDGFTHYTNSAGIPELRKAISTKAFYENNIHCTAKNVLVTPTKHAIFMAALAFLDRGDEVIMEDPNWVTYDAAIRIAEAKPKFVTTSFDDGFVVDPAKIEDSITPKTKMIILNSPSNPTGNVIPRETLEEIANIAIENDLMVLSDEIYENIIYEGNHFSIASIPEMFDRTITVSGLSKTYAMTGWRLGWAIASEENLKALDIIQTHSISCCTSFAQPAAVEAITGPQNEKEAMVKEFRKRRDLAVDLIREIRGLEVNVPQGAFYLFPRYAPKIRSEIMCTKMLEEAQVAVTPGSAFGPNGEGCFRLSYATSEEQIIEGLSRIKKFMFTL, from the coding sequence ATGGTATCAAAAAGGCTGATGGGCGTTCCTGCGTCTGGAACTATAGCACTCTCCAATCTTGTGAGCTTTATGAAATCTAAAGGAGCAGATATAATTTCCTTTTCGATGGGAGAGCCGGACTTCACAACCCCTCAGAACATCATCGACGCATGTAAGAAATCCCTCGATGACGGTTTCACGCATTATACGAACTCCGCCGGCATTCCCGAGCTGAGGAAGGCAATATCAACAAAGGCATTTTACGAAAATAACATTCACTGCACGGCGAAGAATGTGTTGGTAACACCAACAAAACATGCAATATTCATGGCTGCGCTGGCATTCCTCGACCGCGGGGACGAGGTTATCATGGAGGATCCGAACTGGGTCACGTATGATGCGGCAATAAGGATAGCTGAGGCAAAGCCGAAATTTGTCACGACAAGTTTCGATGACGGTTTTGTCGTAGACCCAGCAAAGATCGAGGATTCCATAACGCCGAAGACAAAGATGATAATTCTCAACTCGCCGTCCAACCCGACAGGCAATGTGATACCTCGCGAAACATTAGAAGAGATAGCGAATATAGCTATCGAGAACGACCTCATGGTCCTTTCCGATGAGATATATGAGAACATCATCTACGAAGGCAATCATTTCTCCATCGCATCGATACCGGAGATGTTCGACAGGACGATCACGGTTTCCGGATTATCAAAGACGTATGCGATGACAGGATGGAGGCTCGGCTGGGCGATAGCCTCGGAAGAGAACCTTAAGGCGCTGGACATTATCCAGACCCATTCCATATCCTGCTGCACCTCTTTTGCTCAGCCGGCAGCCGTAGAAGCGATCACGGGACCGCAGAATGAAAAAGAAGCCATGGTAAAAGAATTCAGGAAACGCCGCGACCTGGCAGTCGATCTGATAAGGGAGATCAGAGGGCTGGAAGTGAATGTACCACAAGGGGCTTTCTACCTGTTCCCCAGGTATGCGCCGAAGATCAGGTCGGAGATAATGTGCACAAAGATGCTTGAAGAGGCACAGGTCGCCGTGACACCGGGATCCGCATTCGGGCCGAACGGCGAAGGCTGTTTCAGACTTTCCTATGCGACCAGCGAAGAGCAGATAATCGAGGGCCTGTCTAGGATAAAGAAGTTCATGTTCACACTGTGA
- a CDS encoding DUF6015 family protein translates to MDDTVTVEDLTNAIKNSIDKNMEMEEEQAYMLARHVLNFFGYSDRIIDNILEPEDRDAFYMLEDAGLLTTEREETTLYDGREWRIHYWLFRKDKIMENAESGPSKAAEETADESAVYNDLPADIWRRKE, encoded by the coding sequence ATGGATGACACTGTAACCGTCGAGGATCTCACAAATGCGATAAAGAACAGCATCGACAAGAATATGGAGATGGAAGAAGAGCAGGCATACATGCTCGCCAGGCACGTCCTCAACTTCTTCGGTTATTCGGACAGGATAATCGACAACATTCTTGAACCCGAGGATAGGGATGCTTTCTATATGCTCGAGGACGCCGGCCTTCTTACGACCGAAAGGGAAGAGACCACCCTTTACGACGGAAGGGAGTGGAGAATACACTACTGGCTATTCAGAAAGGATAAGATAATGGAGAATGCCGAGTCGGGCCCGTCAAAGGCCGCGGAAGAAACGGCCGACGAATCCGCCGTTTACAACGATCTCCCCGCCGATATCTGGCGCAGAAAAGAGTGA
- a CDS encoding exosome complex RNA-binding protein Csl4 gives MTKNIEVFPGDEVAVEEEYLASDGTFAEDGKIYASQMGILVLDDDECVARVISPNPPNVLRIGDTVYAVVSDIRNTMATADVVAKDGTKRGLGGETYATIHVSKISQGYTDDVSKELRKGDFIRARVTGISPSLQLTTKDDHLGVIRSLCGTCKTKLVKKGKGLYCPECERSFSRKLADDYGDVKL, from the coding sequence ATGACAAAGAACATTGAAGTATTCCCGGGCGACGAGGTTGCGGTAGAAGAAGAGTATCTTGCCTCGGACGGGACTTTCGCAGAAGACGGAAAGATATACGCCTCGCAGATGGGCATTCTCGTATTGGATGATGATGAGTGCGTCGCAAGGGTCATCTCACCCAACCCTCCGAATGTTCTGAGGATAGGGGACACCGTATATGCGGTGGTCTCGGACATCAGGAACACAATGGCAACGGCGGATGTAGTTGCCAAAGACGGAACGAAGAGGGGGCTCGGCGGGGAAACTTATGCAACGATCCACGTATCCAAGATATCGCAGGGATACACAGACGATGTTTCCAAAGAGCTGAGAAAGGGAGATTTCATACGCGCAAGGGTAACCGGTATCTCGCCGTCACTCCAGCTCACGACCAAGGACGATCATCTCGGTGTGATAAGATCCCTGTGCGGAACATGCAAAACAAAACTTGTAAAAAAGGGGAAAGGACTGTACTGCCCAGAGTGCGAACGCTCGTTCTCCAGAAAGCTGGCCGATGACTACGGTGATGTTAAGTTATGA
- a CDS encoding ATP-dependent DNA helicase produces the protein MTGSPDVRDIFPYDFRGYQEEIAELIANTTNNGVAAVIESGTGTGKTVVSLTGALKTIIGTDSKIIYLTRTKSQQKQIVYEAGAISQKKQIICIGVQGRGVSTCPMMSKDPENASGTSEELSKLCSEYKKDDGTGRPCKYYENIGRTDLQEILDHVRNVHPEPEKLSEYCLKKELCPYETVKHLIKHADVVAAPYSFIFMPHIRERFLEWAGTPLSKMVMIVDEAHNLPDYLREVMTLEYSMKAMDLAEKEAMEWNDPEVYSGLSVSDIIAVLRECLNEALSEYLTGDDGMIPYTFLQDELMYRLGVSSHALDMIYKGLIDHGEMIANIKKAKKKLPRSFIRSMGAFLTLWNTADEEMNIFLVLGGENPKFQAYCLDPRVAAEPLRSCKASVHMSGTLAPLSDYTEEIGLEEVAERTFPSPFPPENLKIVYVNDVSTKFDEFNNIPEIYSRMKEHIISLARVVNKNTAVFFPSYSLMERFLRDGIEKDIGKPLFIERRGMTQPELMEEVSQFKLSEGSILFAITGGRISEGLDFPDKDMEMAILVGIPYPKPTAKQEALRRYYDMRFGNGWEHSSKIPAMRKMRQAIGRLIRSGTDRGMAVILDRRVFNLEDIKAEPTDDPCGDVMEFFGKGSKS, from the coding sequence ATGACCGGATCTCCAGACGTCAGGGACATTTTCCCATATGATTTCAGAGGATATCAGGAAGAGATAGCCGAGCTCATAGCGAATACCACGAACAACGGTGTTGCCGCGGTCATAGAGTCCGGCACCGGCACCGGCAAGACCGTTGTCTCGCTGACGGGCGCCCTCAAGACGATCATCGGTACGGACAGTAAGATAATCTATCTTACAAGGACCAAGTCCCAGCAGAAGCAGATCGTATACGAAGCAGGCGCAATATCTCAGAAAAAACAGATAATCTGCATAGGCGTGCAGGGCAGGGGCGTAAGTACATGCCCCATGATGTCAAAGGATCCGGAGAACGCATCGGGCACATCCGAAGAACTGTCTAAGCTATGTTCGGAGTACAAGAAGGATGACGGCACGGGAAGGCCCTGCAAATATTATGAGAACATCGGAAGAACAGATCTTCAGGAGATCTTGGACCACGTAAGGAATGTTCATCCGGAACCGGAGAAACTTTCGGAATACTGTCTGAAAAAGGAGTTATGTCCGTACGAGACGGTCAAACATCTGATCAAACATGCGGATGTGGTCGCCGCTCCGTATTCGTTCATCTTCATGCCGCACATCCGCGAAAGGTTCCTCGAATGGGCCGGAACTCCCCTGTCAAAGATGGTCATGATCGTCGATGAGGCTCACAACCTTCCGGACTATTTGCGGGAAGTGATGACGCTGGAATACAGTATGAAGGCCATGGACCTTGCGGAGAAGGAAGCAATGGAATGGAACGACCCGGAGGTGTATTCCGGACTTTCGGTGTCTGACATCATCGCGGTATTGAGAGAATGTTTGAATGAAGCGTTATCGGAATATCTCACAGGCGACGACGGAATGATACCGTATACTTTCCTTCAGGATGAGCTCATGTACAGATTGGGAGTATCGTCGCATGCCCTCGATATGATATACAAGGGGCTTATAGACCACGGAGAGATGATAGCCAACATAAAGAAGGCGAAAAAGAAACTCCCACGATCGTTCATCCGATCGATGGGAGCGTTCCTCACGCTGTGGAACACCGCGGATGAAGAAATGAATATATTCTTGGTTCTGGGAGGAGAGAATCCGAAGTTCCAGGCATACTGTCTCGATCCGAGGGTCGCCGCCGAGCCGCTGAGATCGTGCAAGGCATCCGTCCACATGTCGGGGACGCTGGCACCTCTTTCCGATTATACGGAAGAGATAGGTCTGGAGGAGGTCGCGGAACGCACTTTCCCGTCCCCATTCCCGCCCGAGAATCTGAAGATCGTTTATGTCAACGACGTTTCCACGAAGTTCGACGAATTCAACAATATTCCAGAAATATATTCGAGGATGAAGGAACACATAATATCTCTGGCAAGAGTTGTGAATAAGAACACCGCGGTGTTCTTCCCCTCGTACTCTTTGATGGAAAGGTTCCTTAGGGATGGGATAGAAAAAGATATCGGGAAACCCCTTTTCATTGAAAGAAGAGGAATGACCCAGCCCGAACTTATGGAAGAGGTCTCTCAATTCAAGCTCTCCGAAGGAAGCATACTTTTTGCGATAACCGGGGGAAGGATAAGCGAAGGTCTTGACTTCCCCGACAAGGACATGGAGATGGCGATACTCGTAGGAATACCATATCCTAAACCGACCGCTAAGCAGGAAGCACTACGCAGATACTACGATATGAGGTTCGGCAACGGATGGGAGCACTCGTCGAAGATCCCCGCGATGAGGAAGATGAGACAGGCCATCGGCAGACTGATCAGGTCCGGGACGGACAGGGGCATGGCGGTGATCCTGGACCGCAGGGTGTTCAACCTCGAGGACATAAAAGCCGAGCCCACGGACGATCCGTGCGGAGATGTCATGGAATTCTTCGGAAAAGGCTCTAAATCATGA
- the serA gene encoding phosphoglycerate dehydrogenase — MTRILVSDPLDKEGLDILKGSGFPVDEKADLTEDQLCQIIGGYDCLIIRSGTKVTKKVIDAGKKLRVIGRAGVGVDNVDIPYATEKGILIMNTPAANILSAAEHSCAMLLALARNIPFAHESMHKGEWKRSKYTGVELNGKILGIVGVGRVGGEVAKRMKAFNMTMIGYDPYLPKEVADEIGVRLTTFEEVIQTADFMTIHTPLLPETKNMISLPQFKMMKPNARIANVARGGIVNEDDLYTALKEKIIAGAAFDVWCNEPLEENEKKLLTLDNLVTTPHLGASTVEAQFRVAVEVAEAAVRYLKNGEITNAINAPRGKLDPETEVFVPLAERMGVFAHQMSGTNPIDGLEITYCGELAAKPTKMLTVSFVIGLLQKIIGRENANIINALPIAKQKGISIKESTTERSADYANMIEVKISSKGKTTSIRGTVFGNLPRLVGFNEFTFDAPMSGDMILVAYKDSPGIIGAVGTVCGNNNINIAQMSVGRSNDDALMVMTVDQHVPAEVLKKIGKVAGTTDVKFADLVDN; from the coding sequence ATGACCAGGATATTGGTGTCAGACCCTCTTGACAAAGAAGGCCTGGATATACTGAAAGGATCCGGCTTTCCGGTAGACGAGAAGGCGGACCTGACCGAAGACCAACTTTGCCAGATCATAGGGGGTTACGACTGCCTTATCATAAGGTCCGGAACAAAGGTCACGAAAAAAGTGATAGACGCAGGGAAGAAACTGAGGGTCATAGGAAGGGCCGGCGTGGGAGTGGACAATGTCGATATTCCATACGCAACGGAGAAAGGTATCCTGATAATGAACACTCCCGCGGCAAACATCCTTTCAGCTGCGGAGCACTCATGCGCAATGCTGCTGGCACTTGCTAGGAACATACCCTTCGCACATGAATCCATGCACAAGGGCGAATGGAAAAGATCCAAATATACGGGAGTGGAACTCAACGGAAAGATCCTCGGAATAGTGGGAGTGGGAAGGGTCGGAGGAGAAGTGGCCAAGAGGATGAAAGCCTTCAACATGACCATGATCGGTTATGATCCATACCTCCCCAAAGAGGTCGCAGACGAAATAGGAGTAAGACTCACGACATTCGAAGAAGTGATACAGACGGCGGACTTCATGACGATCCACACTCCTTTGCTCCCCGAGACGAAGAACATGATCAGCCTTCCTCAATTCAAGATGATGAAACCCAATGCCAGGATCGCAAACGTGGCAAGAGGCGGGATCGTGAACGAGGACGATCTGTACACGGCGCTCAAAGAGAAGATAATCGCCGGCGCAGCATTCGACGTATGGTGCAACGAACCTCTTGAAGAGAATGAGAAGAAACTTCTGACGCTGGACAACCTGGTAACGACCCCCCACCTCGGAGCAAGCACGGTGGAGGCGCAGTTCAGGGTCGCCGTCGAGGTCGCCGAGGCAGCCGTCAGGTATCTCAAGAACGGAGAAATAACCAATGCGATCAACGCACCGCGCGGAAAGCTCGATCCCGAGACGGAAGTGTTCGTACCTCTCGCCGAGCGCATGGGGGTCTTCGCCCACCAGATGAGCGGGACCAACCCCATCGACGGGTTGGAGATAACATATTGCGGGGAACTGGCGGCAAAACCGACAAAGATGCTCACCGTGTCGTTTGTGATCGGGCTGTTGCAGAAAATAATCGGCCGCGAGAACGCGAATATAATCAACGCCCTGCCTATAGCAAAACAGAAGGGCATATCAATAAAAGAGTCAACGACAGAGCGGTCCGCCGACTATGCGAATATGATCGAGGTAAAGATCAGCTCTAAAGGGAAGACGACCTCCATACGCGGGACAGTGTTCGGCAACCTGCCTAGGCTTGTGGGATTCAACGAATTCACATTCGATGCCCCGATGAGCGGGGACATGATCCTGGTAGCGTACAAGGACTCCCCCGGCATAATCGGTGCGGTGGGCACCGTCTGCGGCAACAACAACATCAACATAGCACAGATGTCTGTCGGCAGATCGAATGACGATGCGCTGATGGTCATGACGGTAGATCAGCATGTCCCCGCCGAGGTGCTGAAAAAGATAGGCAAGGTCGCAGGCACCACTGATGTTAAATTTGCGGACCTCGTTGACAACTGA
- a CDS encoding formate--phosphoribosylaminoimidazolecarboxamide ligase has translation MVPKKRIDEILDGYDTSEITIATVCSHSSLQIFHGARKMGFKTLGLTTKDNTKHYDAFPLAKPDEIIKYSDYDEMSERNGELLDRNTVIIPHGSFVEYMGANKFEDFEVPSYGNRAVLQWESNREKQRNWLTSGGVPMPRLITDAREINEVVMVKYHGAKGGRGFFIAKDYPDFKMSIDSTQPYTIQEYCMGTRYYLHFFYDPLKKDGYMCKHGGSLELLSIDRRDESNIDEMYKMGSIEDAKRRGLYPSFVVTGNTPVVIRESLLPKAFEMGENSVNRAYELFGGMWGPFCLETVVTDKLDFKVFEISTRIVAGTNPFISGSPYADLIYPGLSTGGRIAMAIRDASVSNDLKTLMT, from the coding sequence ATGGTTCCCAAGAAGAGGATAGACGAGATTCTTGACGGATACGACACCAGCGAAATAACCATCGCCACGGTGTGTTCGCACTCGTCGCTGCAAATTTTTCACGGAGCGCGCAAGATGGGCTTCAAGACCTTGGGGTTGACCACAAAAGACAACACGAAGCACTATGATGCATTCCCGCTGGCAAAGCCAGATGAGATAATAAAATACTCCGATTACGATGAAATGTCCGAAAGGAACGGAGAACTTCTCGATAGGAATACGGTGATAATCCCCCACGGTTCGTTCGTTGAGTACATGGGGGCGAACAAGTTCGAGGATTTCGAGGTCCCCTCTTACGGCAACAGAGCGGTCCTGCAATGGGAGTCCAACCGTGAGAAACAGAGGAACTGGCTCACTTCGGGCGGCGTCCCGATGCCGAGGCTCATCACCGACGCGAGAGAGATAAACGAGGTCGTGATGGTAAAGTACCACGGAGCGAAAGGCGGACGCGGATTCTTCATCGCAAAGGATTACCCGGATTTCAAGATGTCCATCGACAGTACCCAGCCGTACACGATACAAGAGTACTGTATGGGCACCAGATACTATCTGCACTTCTTCTATGACCCGCTGAAAAAGGACGGATACATGTGCAAGCACGGAGGGTCCCTTGAACTCTTATCCATCGACAGAAGGGACGAGAGCAACATAGACGAGATGTACAAGATGGGTTCGATCGAAGATGCGAAAAGACGCGGACTCTACCCATCATTCGTTGTGACAGGCAACACGCCGGTTGTGATAAGGGAATCCCTTCTCCCGAAAGCGTTCGAGATGGGAGAGAATTCGGTCAACCGTGCCTATGAGCTATTCGGAGGCATGTGGGGGCCGTTCTGTTTAGAAACTGTGGTCACTGACAAGCTCGACTTCAAGGTGTTCGAGATCTCCACCAGGATCGTTGCCGGAACGAATCCGTTCATTTCCGGCTCGCCTTATGCAGACCTTATATATCCGGGGTTAAGCACGGGCGGAAGGATCGCAATGGCGATAAGGGATGCATCGGTGTCAAACGATCTGAAAACACTGATGACTTAA
- a CDS encoding pyridoxal-phosphate-dependent aminotransferase family protein, with amino-acid sequence MSRTLFTVGPVNVEQEVLQAQTKPMITHRSKEYKALHQAVEEKMKKALETDMDILMVGGSASVFLEGMIRNGVKEKTLGITNGSFGDRSIEIAELNGKTVDKVQVGWGKAIRAEHIKGKVKKDIEAVHWVSNESSTGVFSDSNEIADEVRSQNPNALVFIDAVTSAFAMDLKLKKLDADAVVFGTQKALALPPGISMMVMSEKLLKKAETVPNRGFYTDLIKVKKQNDENYALTTIPVSLMFALDFQLDRILAEGMQARYRRHKEMGDIVEKWADKKLYGIFPEKGYRSNTISVLNKGELDFAKFHSALKSRGYEISEGYGNIKDKTFRIGNMGDTTPAGVKKLLSVMDEILEEKA; translated from the coding sequence TTGAGCAGAACACTTTTCACAGTAGGACCGGTCAACGTTGAACAAGAGGTCCTTCAAGCGCAGACGAAACCGATGATAACACACAGGTCCAAAGAGTACAAGGCTCTGCACCAAGCCGTCGAAGAGAAGATGAAGAAAGCGCTGGAAACCGACATGGACATTCTGATGGTTGGCGGGTCCGCATCAGTATTCCTTGAGGGGATGATAAGGAACGGCGTTAAAGAAAAGACCCTCGGCATAACCAACGGTTCATTCGGCGACAGATCGATCGAGATAGCCGAACTCAACGGCAAGACCGTTGACAAAGTACAGGTCGGATGGGGCAAGGCGATCCGTGCGGAACACATCAAAGGAAAGGTCAAGAAGGACATCGAGGCTGTGCACTGGGTCAGCAACGAATCGTCGACCGGAGTGTTCAGCGACTCCAATGAGATAGCCGACGAAGTAAGGTCACAAAATCCGAACGCATTAGTGTTCATCGACGCCGTAACATCCGCATTCGCAATGGATCTGAAACTGAAGAAACTGGATGCAGATGCCGTAGTGTTCGGGACACAGAAAGCACTGGCGCTCCCTCCGGGCATATCGATGATGGTCATGTCTGAAAAGCTGCTTAAGAAGGCCGAGACGGTACCGAACAGAGGTTTCTACACCGACCTTATCAAGGTCAAGAAGCAGAATGACGAGAACTATGCGCTCACGACGATCCCGGTATCACTAATGTTCGCATTGGACTTCCAACTGGACCGCATCCTCGCAGAGGGGATGCAGGCAAGATACAGAAGGCACAAGGAGATGGGAGACATCGTCGAAAAGTGGGCTGACAAGAAACTCTACGGAATATTCCCGGAGAAAGGGTACCGCTCAAACACGATCAGCGTCCTCAACAAGGGCGAACTCGACTTTGCGAAGTTCCATTCAGCCCTTAAATCAAGAGGGTATGAGATATCCGAGGGATACGGGAACATAAAAGACAAAACATTCAGAATAGGGAACATGGGAGACACCACGCCCGCAGGCGTGAAGAAACTGCTCTCAGTAATGGACGAGATATTGGAGGAAAAAGCATGA